A single region of the Gorilla gorilla gorilla isolate KB3781 chromosome 1, NHGRI_mGorGor1-v2.1_pri, whole genome shotgun sequence genome encodes:
- the COA7 gene encoding cytochrome c oxidase assembly factor 7 — MAGLVDFQDEEQVKSFLENMEVECNYHCYHEKDPDGCYRLVDYLEGIRKNFDEAAKVLKFNCEENQHSDSCYKLGAYYVTGKGGLTQDLKAAARCFLMACEKPGKKSIAACHNVGLLAHDGQVNEDGQPDLGKARDYYTRACDGGYTSSCFNLSAMFLQGAPGFPKDMDLACKYSMKACDLGHIWACANASRMYKLGDGVDKDEAKAEVLKNRAQQLHKEQQKGVQPLTFG; from the exons ATGGCCGGCTTGGTGGACTTCCAGGATGAGGAGCAGGTCAAGTCCTTTTTGGAGAACATGGAGGTGGAGTGCAACTACCACTGCTACCACGAGAAGGACCCGGACG GTTGCTATCGGCTGGTGGACTATTTGGAAGGGATCCGGAAGAATTTTGATGAGGCTGCCAAGGTGTTGAAGTTTAACTGTGAAGAGAACCAGCACAGTGATAGCTGCTACAAACTGGGGGCCTACTATGTGACTGGAAAAG GTGGTCTGACCCAGGACCTGAAAGCTGCCGCCAGGTGCTTTTTGATGGCGTGTGAGAAGCCTGGGAAGAAGTCAATAGCAGCATGTCACAACGTTGGCCTCCTGGCACATGATGGACAGGTTAATGAGGATGGCCAGCCTGACCTGGGAAAGGCCAGGGACTACTACACAAGGGCCTGTGATGGTGGCTATACTTCCAGTTGCTTCAACCTCAGTGCCATGTTCCTGCAGGGTGCCCCAGGCTTTCCCAAGGACATGGACCTGGCATGTAAATACTCCATGAAAGCCTGTGACCTGGGTCATATCTGGGCCTGTGCCAATGCCAGTCGCATGTACAAGCTGGGAGATGGTGTTGATAAGGATGAGGCCAAGGCCGAGGTGCTAAAAAATCGAGCCCAGCAGCTACACAAAGAACAGCAGAAAGGTGTGCAACCCTTAACATTTGGGTAA